The window TCAACCTGAGTTTGAGTGATGATTATTTTCTTAACATAAAGGAGAAGTTGGAAGACACCATTGAAACATTGGAGGATTTGCAAAAGCAAATTGGTATCCTTGGCTTAAAGGAGCATTTTGCTTCGACTAAACAAGAAACTAGAAGACATTCAACTTCTTTGGTTGATGAATCTGATGTCTTTGGTAGGTAGAATGAAAAAAAGGAATTGATGGACCGTTTATTGTCCAAGGATGCAAGTGAAAAAAATCTGACTGTTGTCCCTATTGTTGGAATGGGGGCTGTGGGCTAGACAACACTTGCTAAAGCTGCTTACAATGATGAGAACGTGTAAAACCATTTTAATTTGACAGCTTGGTTTTGTGTGTCTGAACCATATGATGCTTTTAGAATAACAAAAGGGTTACTTCAAGAAATTGGCTCATTGCAGGTTGATGACAATCTTAATCAGCTGCAAGTCAAATTTAAGGAAATCTTAAAGGGGAAGAGGTTTCTTATTGTTCTGGATGATATGTGGAATGAAAACTATAACGAGTGGAGTGACTTGTGGAATGTTTTCGTTCAAGGAGGTATTGGAAGTAAGATCATTGTGACGACACGTAAAGAGGGTGTTGCCTTGATGATGGGATCTGAGCAAATTAGCAAGGACACCTTGTCTATTGATGATTCTTGGTCTTTATTTAAAAGACATGCATTTGAAAACATGAACCCTATGGGACATCTAGAAATTGAAGAGGTCGGAAAACAAACTGCTTCTAAGTGCAAAGGGCTGCCCTTAGCTCTGAAGACGCTCGCTGGCATGTTACGCTCCAAATCAGAGGTTGAAGGGTGGAGAAGTATTTTGAAAGTGAAATATGGGAGCGTCCAAACAATGACATATTACCAGCATTGATGTTGAGCTATAACGAACTTCCTCCACATTTAAAGCCATGTTTTTCCTATTGTGCAATATTTCCTAAAGATTATCCATTTAGGAAAGAACAAGTTATTCATTTGTGGATTGCTAATGGTCTTGTATCACAAGAAACAATTAAAGATTTAGGCAATGAATACTTTCTCGAGTTGAGATCAAgatcattatcaaaaagggttcCAAATCCTTCTCAACAGAACACAGAGGTATTCTTAATGCATGACCTTGTCAATgattgatacaagtcaaatggctactttaatttttgaagacatgattggaggtcatcatttaaaggctcaagacttggtcaccccgagggcacaagaatatgcaaggaagacccgttttgagcacaagcaaggccgtgtgtggaagattgcttggagcatcgaagacttgaggactcacggttttggacaacacttaatgggtcatgatttggtcatcttcattaagggtattttggtcacttcattgggtccaaatgcactccatggccatcccaccctttaagggcattgttgtcattttgccttgtcttgtaatagaatataaatagaacattttaggtctttttctcattagttgttcattgatgtaagacttgaaacatgaaacacctttagttgtagggcttggaatagccaccacaccgaaatgagggcaacaagtgtggatatcacttgtgttgcaatgttggcttgagacgttggtgtttagaggaggtaaagttcctcttgtgtcaatgtaggagttaggttaaccgttgtgtgtagtgttaagggtccaagattaccatattcttggattcttaagattataccaaccaaggtctaactatctatccattttgtttatgttgtaatcgtttgtttgtgttcttgtaattcaaatccgtgacttgttgttcttgttccattgttgttgttcttcatcttgttgttgttaacatagtttgttgttaactgtttttaggtgataaacacatcaatacattgtgttcttgttgttgtttgttgaatccgagtgtggtcttcaaaagggtcctcggatctttgatcttgtggactgattttgaagtgtgtttcgtgttgtccttgtaattcttgtatcaaTGTTCTAGCCCAAATTGCATCTTCAAAACTTTGTGTTAGGTTGGAAGAGTGCCAAGGATCTCATATGTTGGAACAAAGTTGGCATATGTCGTATTCAATGGGGGGAGGTGGTGACTTTGAGAAATTGAAACCGCTTTCTAAGACAGAGCAGCTGAGGACATTGCTTCCAATCTCTTTCCGGTGCCATAAGCTAAGCAAGAGGGTGCTGCATAACATACTGCCAAGTCTAAGATCCTTAAGGGCATTATCATTGTCACATCATGGGATTGTGGAGCTGCCAAATGATTTGTTTATCAAATTAAAGCTCCTGAGATTTTTGGACCTTTCTCGGACAGAGATTAAAAAATTGCCGGATTCTATATGTGCTTTGTATAACTTGGAGACACTTCTCCTGTCATCTTGTTATTTTCTTGAGGAGTTACCGCTGCAGATTGAAAAGCTAATCAACTTGCGGCACCTTGACATAAGCGACACTTCTCACTTGAAAATGCCGCTACATCTGAGCAAGTTGAAAAACCTCCAAGTGCTAGTGGGAGCCAAGTTTCTTCTAGGTGGTTGGAGAACGGAAGATTTCGGTGAAGCACATTACTTGTATGGATCTCTATCAATTTTAGCGTTGCAAAATTTTGGTTGATGGAAGGGAAGCTCAGATGGCaaagatgagggagaagaatcATGTTGAAAACTTATCGTTAGAGTGGAGTGAAAGTAGTGCAGACAATTCACAAACTGAAAGAGACATACTTGATGAGCTACGCCCACACACAAACataaaagaactcaaaatctCCAGCTATAGAGGGACACAATTTCCAAATTGGCTAGCTGATCATTCATTTCTTAAGCTAGTGAAATTGTCTCTTAGCTACTGCAAGGACTGTTTTTCCTTGCCAGCACTAGGACAACTTCCTTGTTTGAAATTCCTTTCCATTAGAGAGATGCATCGGATAACAGAGGAAACGGAGGAATTCTACTGTAGTCCGTCCTCCGAAAAGCCTTTTAACTCTCTTGAGAAGCTTAGATTTGCAGAGATGCCGGAGTGGAAGCAGTGGCATGTACTGGGGAACGGAGAGTTTCCTGCCCTTCAGGACCTTTCCATTAAAGATTGCCCCAAGTTGGTTGGGAAGTTCCCCGAGAATCTTTGTTCTCTGACGAATTTGAGAATTTCAGGATGTCCTGAACTCAATTTGGAGACACCCATCCAACTTTCAAGTCTAAAATGGTTTGAAGTTGATAGTTCTCCTAAAGCTGGAGTTGTCTTTGATGAAGCTGAAGTGTTTACATCCCAA of the Capsicum annuum cultivar UCD-10X-F1 chromosome 11, UCD10Xv1.1, whole genome shotgun sequence genome contains:
- the LOC124885271 gene encoding LOW QUALITY PROTEIN: putative disease resistance RPP13-like protein 1 (The sequence of the model RefSeq protein was modified relative to this genomic sequence to represent the inferred CDS: inserted 2 bases in 2 codons; deleted 3 bases in 2 codons); its protein translation is METQGREHEWSETTQIKNADEDFQAQISDMEIGLAVGGAFLSSALGVLFDRLAPHGDLLKMFQKNKHDVRLLKKLKMTLVGLQAVLSDAENKQASNQHVNQWLNELRDAVDGAENLMDEEKLEDTIETLEDLQKQIGILGLKEHFASTKQETRRHSTSLVDESDVFAWFCVSEPYDAFRITKGLLQEIGSLQVDDNLNQLQVKFKEILKGKRFLIVLDDMWNENYNEWSDLWNVFVQGGIGSKIIVTTRKEGVALMMGSEQISKDTLSIDDSWSLFKRHAFENMNPMGHLEIEEVGKQTASKCKGLPLALKTLAGMLRSKSEVEGCGLILKCVSCCPCNSCINVLAQIASSKLCVRLEECQGSHMLEQSWHMSYSMGGGGDFEKLKPLSKTEQLRTLLPISFRCHKLSKRVLHNILPSLRSLRALSLSHHGIVELPNDLFIKLKLLRFLDLSRTEIKKLPDSICALYNLETLLLSSCYFLEELPLQIEKLINLRHLDISDTSHLKMPLHLSKLKNLQVLVGAKFLLGGWRTEDFGEAHYLYGSLSILALQNLVDGREAQMAKMREKNHVENLSLEWSESSADNSQTERDILDELRPHTNIKELKISSYRGTQFPNWLADHSFLKLVKLSLSYCKDCFSLPALGQLPCLKFLSIREMHRITEETEEFYCSPSSEKPFNSLEKLRFAEMPEWKQWHVLGNGEFPALQDLSIKDCPKLVGKFPENLCSLTNLRISGCPELNLETPIQLSSLKWFEVDSSPKAGVVFDEAEVFTSQLEGMKQIEELDISDCNSLTSLPTGTLPSTLKTLRMYRSRKFKLKTSVGDMISNMFLEELALGGCDSISSPELVVPRARTLRVWCFQNLTRFLIPNGTETHMTSLIIXECKKLKRLRERMQELLPSLKELRLPYCPEIDSFPDGGLPFSLQLLWIRDCEKLVNDRTEWRLQRLHSLRELYIRHSGSDDEIVGGEYWELPCSIRRLTTSNLKTLSSQVLKSLTSLEXSNLPQIQSLLEQGLPSSLCKLYLSEHDELHSLPTEGSSPHFTSMSTDLLLPSTPITSRIRVSLLPL